TGTTTCTCCTTCAACATAATAAACAATCAAAGACCACCTTGAATCAACAAATATGGGAACTCCAAATTACAGGATCACAGAAAAGCATTACAGAAGCACCGAGAATATCAGAACTtaggggggggagagagagagagaggccaaaCTATCAAAAATCTAAATGAACTATAGAGATGAAATTTCTATAGCGAAACTAGAACTATGAAAGTAAGAAACATCTTGTCAGCTAAACCAGAACCAGACATACAACATTCCTGTGGTTCATTTATGAATAATATCAAAATAGAGAAACCCTTTGGAGGAAATTTTTATTTGAGACTATATCCATGTATTATACTCAGACTAGAGTTGTcattcctcattccaccactgaAGTATGTTAGATTCACAAGAATCACAACTCCTAAGATTCATTCAAGTGATACGATATTCTTCTGCTATATTTTCAAAGCAAAGCGAAAACGTGGCAACATTATATGTAAACCTGCATTCaagcaaaatcaaaaatcaagacAACTCTCTATGTGAAGAAAACATTGCCCCATAAGACCATGCAGTATCTCTGATTCTCTTCCATGTGCATATGTCAGTTACAAAAATTTGTAATTACAATGTCAAAGTTTAGAAGATGAAGCACCAAAAGTATCCTGTTGACAATGCATAATACACTTGGTTTTCTTCTGCTACATTGTTCGTATTTATTAACACAATAAATTTTCCTGTCAGAACAATGGATTGCCCACTTGACTTGACTTGTTTCCTTTGATTGCTATAGGATGGAACGGAATCAGAAACTTTGAATGCTCCAAGAGGCAGTGGTTTTTAGAATGAATCAATCTTCACCAGACTTCTGCAGTGCAGGGTTGGTCTCCACCTTATGTAGATCAGTTCTCTTCATCATAGGCTCCCTTGCATGGGTTTAATGGTTCAATTTCATCACCTACTTATTCTCCTCAAGCATCTCCTCACCCATACTCGGCACAGACTTACACAGCTCAGAACTAGGTTCTCTGAACTCCTACTTGGCCTCTGGAGCCACTTCTCTTGTGATAAATGGCTTAGCGGCTGTATCTGGACCTCAACCTTATACCGGCCCAGGTTCTGTTGCAGTGGGCATATTCAACTCTTCCCATTTCAAATTCAAGTAAAGGTCTTCTTCCTCAAATCTCCCATAATCTTTTCCCTATCTATAACTTTACAAATTCCTCAAATCTCCTATAATCTTCTCTCACTTCATCTATTCGCCTTAGATGGAGGAGAATGCAATAATAAGTGGACGTCTTCTATTGTTTTCCCTCTTTGGTATCATCCATGAGACTTCATGCCCTTGtacaccaaaacaaaacggcATTCCTGAAAGAAAGCATAGACATTTGATTGAAACACCTATAGTCTTCTGACGTAGAACCAGAAGAGAGACTTACTCAATATCAATTCAATATTTGAAGGATCAAATCTGAGAAACCCTATACATCTGTCCTACATTGGCAAAACAAACGGCCTTAACCAAAAATGTAACATAACAACTTGAATCCTAACTAATCTAAGCGTCCTGAATAATTTTGAACTCTCAGAGAATACAGATTTTTCACATCCAACATAACTACATAAGAGTCCAGCATAatccaaattttcaaattctatCTTCATATATCCTCTTTAATCGCCTGATTTCTTGTAAAAATCGCTCAGCAGAACTTCTTAATAAAAGTGCATCAATATCAATGCATTCTAAGACTGGTAAATGGGGCCAATCAAAATAAGTCTTCCAGTCACCTAACCAATCTAATAATGCATTAGGACTTGATATACCATCAAAACTGATTGGAATATCAACTGACTTGGTATTTATGACTTGAAGGATGAACATAATATGGGTCATGGGTACTCATAACAACTCTAGAAGaaaaatcaacaataaacaGAAGAATTTGACATGGGTACCGACCAAAGTTGTATCATAGTGTACCGATGGCTTTGTCGGGCGCACGCcgggatcccacacaaatgaccTGTGCCGTTCAttagtttaaaaattatattttgagtagctttgagaaaaaatatgctCAATGATTGGATTAAGCACGGTttattgagctaatttttttaaaaacaaacaaggatacttgaaaaattattttaaaaaattagtgaacAGCTTAAATCATTTGTGCGGGATCCGGATGGATCCCACAAAGTCATTGGTCGACTATCGGTACAAGTTTGGTTGGTGCACCGTGCACATAGCATTGTGGACCTATGGTAAACAAAGGGATCAGATCCTCTCCACTCTCTAGTCTAAATCCAGACCGTTCATTGGGATAATCAATCATTCATATTTTCTGAGAGATTCTTACCGGTAAGAGTCCTTGAACGAATGCAGTAATGAACGATCCTATTTTGACCGTCTCCACTCTCCTCCGATCCAAAACATGGACCCGAGAGAGGATCCAACTTCTAAACAAAAATCAATCATTCTAAAACCACGCACATTggtgcaggtgcatgggtttcATCACTCATGTGAGTGCATATGCAATGCGTAAACATGGGTGTAGTTGTAGATTAATTCAACAAAAATACTAGAAGGACAGAAAATCATGGACCTTTAGCACAGTCCGTGAGTTCTTGGATGAATAAAAATACCCATCACCATTTTCTAATGGAGAATAATAAGTACCTTTCGAGAACTCCAAGTTGCCTTTCCATGCCCCCCATCTTTGCAGTAGCTCCAAAattatgccttgttctctttgttatttgaaaagtacttttcaaaaaattctctctagattccttctattttcaatatttctctttctatctctctccacttattacccctactatttttcaaaaaaaatttcaaaacacagcATAAAATTCAagctctccaaaatttgaaacccttttttttttttttttttgccctttttcctTCAGAAATTAGTTGGGCGTTTCATTGGGCTGGTAGGGTAATTGGGCTGGTCCGATTAGTTTTGCTTCGGTTATTGGGCTAAGtttagggcccgtttggatgcggaaaaaaaattgagggtaTTAATTATAAATAGTGATAAGATAATATGTGGTATTATTTAAGAATGGTGAGCTCACAATGATGTGATTTTTATGAAGGGGATTAAATAGTAATAATTGGTTTGGATGAGATATTAGAGATAAAGGGttaaatagtacttgatttggatAGGAGAAATTAGGGGCATAAGGAGAGAtttttacctctaagtacaAGAAAAAGTGAcacttaattcccattaagaAGAGATGGAATACTTTTAATTATCACTAAGtccatttttataaaaatacatttaccattaatggaagtgtcaccctagggttttaggataCCTTAACGAGTACCCTAGTACCCGTAAATGCCCTAAAATCTTAAGGTACCCTATGCTTTTAGGATTTTAAGGTTTATGATACCCTGGAGTTTAGGTTACCTAAGGAGTTAGCTTTATGTGCTTTTATAGAGCCTTATGATTTCCTTTTAGGTATTTTCATAGgaattttagggtgcacttttccTATTATAAGGTTTTAACGATTTAAACAATTTCATATGGTACCATAGAGGTTTATacatttttatagggtaccctagcgtttaagcactttcatagggtgcCCTAGGGGTTAGGCAATTTCAGaatttaggattttaggcacttttatagatTTCAGTATTTTCATTAATTAGTAGTTTCATTAATTAGTAGAGACGTGGtggaaattattttctattttccgaACCTAGAGGTAAAAAACATGTATAAGAAATGGTGTATAATGTAAAAAGTTgtcaattaattattttgccTTTGTGCAGTgttaaattaaattattcatttgattaaaaatatagttacgaaatcaaattttaaataattttcttcacaaataattaattataaattagTTAACTActataataattatataaaatactAAATTATAACCATCAATTTTACATGTTAATACTAATGCTCCAAGTACAAGGAAATTGCCTCtgcattaattaattaattaattaattaattatctaTAAATTAAGtaataataatttaatttattaataatcaacaaatttaataagtataaaaattaaaattcatttttaaagtatttttcatgttgattattttgtgttttttaagtGGGGATGGGTGAGGTTGTAAGAAACACATGACACACATGCACATGATAATTTTTTCTTGTTCATTTATAGCCATAAaataagagagaggagagagagagagagagagagagagagagagagagagaacggcaGCAGTAGCAGGAAGAAGACGAAGACGATCGTCACAACCTTCGTGGTTCATCCTCCCTCTCTTCGATTTTCTGttgtttcttgttcttgttcttctttttgttttcctgccAAATCGAAAAACCCTAGCAAATTGGGGATTGGGGGATTTGctgttgttgttcttcttcgGTTCTTTCTTCTTCGATGACTTTGTTGATCTCGATTTGTAACTTGTatgttttggtttctttttcgatttctttttCCCTAACTGATgatttttgtttctcattttccccaaaattttcaCAGATCTTTGTTCTTCGTACATTTTTATTTCGAATCACTTGAActggtttgtttggtttttgctTGATACGGTTGTTTGAGTTCCGATTTGAGAAGAAAACAGTTGTTAGGTATATTTAATAGCACTGTAACCCTAACCAAAGTGTCattgttttctccttttttcacatattttttcacatatttgTGTTATACCCATTCAAATTCAAACAGAGTTTCGACTGAAACGAAAAGCTGAAAGGGTCCAACTGAAGTGGCTTAAAAGTTTCCTAATACATGAatctggaaaaaaagaaagaagagaagcaacatattttttaatacaattGGAATGCATTCCATggctttgctttttgtttttgcgGCTGGAATACCTTCGATTTTGTTAAATCATTGTTTGAAAGTTACTTATTATAATTACTTACATTCTATAGATGGACAATATCACTGGAAATGAGTTAGATTGTACATCAGAGGAGACCGGCTGGAATACCTTGGATTTTGTTAAATCATTGAGAAGGAATGATGTGCGGAGTGGCTGTAATTGTGGTCCATGTTGCTCTTGAGAGGTATTACTCTCGACACCAATCTAGGTTTACAGAACCGAACCCATTCCAAGAACAAATAGATCACTTCAATCGATTAGTGCGTTGTAGTGACAGAACTTGTTTGGAGCAACTTCGGATGGATAGGACTTGGTTTATGTGTCTATGTAACCTAATTGAAACAGTTGGGGGGTTGCCCCATTCAAGGTCAGTTTGTTTGTAGGAAAAAATTGCAATGTTTTTGTACACCTTAGCACACTATCATAAGAATAGAGTTGTCAAGCACCACTTCTTTCGGTCAGGTCAAACTGTTAGTAGGCATTTTGGTGATCAGGTCAAACTCTtagacaaattttgaaactgGCTCGCATTTGATATTTCCAAAATTAACCATAGGAAAACAGATTATACCATTTGGATGACTAATGATTCTATCCAAATGGTATAATCTGTTTTCCTAtggttaattttggaaaaatcaaaatgCGATCcagtttcaaaatttgtccAACACCAAAAGAAGTTTTCCGGCCACATCTCATTGACAACTTCCTCCCTAAGGAAATATCGTTTTGAGGACAATATTGTCATTCTTGTGTTACAGAAATCCGTTTTTGTATGCATAAGGAATTGGTTGGTACTTGGTACTTATAAAAAGAGAGGTAGACGTAATTGACGAAGATGAATAATTTACATTAAGCCTCTGTATTGGCATTTGTTTCCCTGATTTATGTTTACTCCAGTTTTGATTTTTGGGCTTATGATTCTATCCCCTTCAAAATTTTCAGGTCATTTGGCTCTCTCTGTACGCAACCATGCCGCGGTACGCATTGTTTATTCTGTTAGTGTAATCATTATTATAGGCGTAATATTGTATCTTGTTTTGAAAGATCATAGAGATTTCCGTCTCTTGTATTGTTGTTTTTACAGGTATTATTGTGACTATTGTGACACTTACCTGACACATGACTCGGTAAGCTGTTTTCCACTGTCATTAAGTTATTGTCGTTCTTAGTTACTTATCggaatatacacacacacacacacacacaaaaagaagaagagataagTGTGTACCACTATATACtgcaatatttttgttttggttgcatTTTAGAACAATCCATAATATCCCGACCCCATCCCCACCCGTAGCAAAGAGTTCAATCTCCTATCCATAAGGGTTGAACTGCTACCTCACTGCACAACGTACAATTGCACATTCGCCTGGCCAACGGCCCCAGTTTGCTATACTTGTTGAAATACACAACATAAccgttgaaaattttcaaggctTGGCTACAGATTACCTGATGTTATTTGTCTTAGTCATGTCTCTCTTCAAGATTTGTGACCCTCACAGCAGATTTCCCATATGCCTAAACCACCATAAATTTGTGCCAACCCTCCTCCTCAACAGCACCATTAAAGTCATCTTTACAACAAGATTATTGTTAGAGCTTACGGTTTCTGGAAAAAGACCCTAACCAAGACATACTGTTTTTTTTCAAGCCTTGGTTATTGTTGAGGTTTTAAATAGTTATTTCGTAGGCTTATATTTCAAGCCACCCTCCCTTTGCTCTTACAACCACCTTAAAGTTTGTATATGGATTATTATCTCTCTCTGTTCTTTCAGCCTTCTGTCAGAAAGCAGCACAATGCAGGGTACAAACACAAGGTATGTTCTTCAAGCATGCTTCTCTCTATTTTCTGATGGGTGGAAATGCCACATTTTTACAATTCTCTCATTTGTGTTCTGTGAAGGCGAACGTCAGAACTTATTATCAGCAATTTGAGGCACAACAAAATCAAAGTTTGATCGACCAAAAGATCAAGGAACATCTCGGGCAAACTGCTGTGTACCAGCAAGTTGGTCCTGCATACAACCAAATGAGGCCCCGTTTGCCTATTCTTCCTACTCCCATGATGCCAATTGCAGGGAATGGCCAATTTCCTGTTAATTCACTACCTGGAGTTCGACCACCAGTCTTCCCAAGACCACTTCCTGGTACACCAGGTAAACAGGGTATTATGCATATATTTTCGAAGATATATATTTGTGTAAACTGTGTATTGTTTACGCATGACATGTATTTGGGGGAGTGTAAAGTATGGACACAAATTCATTGACCCCCAACTGCTATCAACATCTTTTCGTAATTTGAACTGTTGGTGCTTGCATGTGGTTGCATTTGCATGTACGTCCTATAATTTTGTGGTACTTGATTCTATCTCTTCTATGCCAAACTGACTACTTGTAATTTAGTTACTTTCACTGTGGACAAGGCCGGCAATGCAAGGAATATTACTTCGTTTACTTGAGGGGATGTTCCTTTAGGAGACATGATGTTCAGTCTGTCTCTTACCGCTGGTGAAAAAAGAACTGTTTTAAAACAAATAGAAGTTGATTGGGATTGTTAAGGTTGCGAATATCTCCATATGACTTTTATCTAGAATGGACCCTTCATTTGTAAATGGTGTAAAGCATGGGAAGTGTTATGAGAGAGGCTATTTGAGAGACAAACATATTTATGGTTGTATCTATGGCTCTGATAAACTTTTCAATGTGTTCTCCATCTGGATATTTAGATTTATGCTGTTGATCTATACGACGTTTTATACTGATTTTATGTGGTCACATTGACTAGCAAGCTCCTGTGTATGCTACTATGCTTCTGATTTAAGCGGGCAATATTTTTTCGGGTATGCTTCTAAGCATATTATGCTTGATCAAATTACCGGCACTATGTTCTCAATAGATTTATCCAATTGCTGTCCATATGTAGTCGGAAAGGTGCAATGTAATGTGTCAGCTATCTTGCTTTGTGGGAAATGTTTTCCCTGATTTCTGTTGAAATTGTCAGGTTACATGTCTGCTCCTATGATGCCACCAATGGTGGCACCACCCGGTGCTCCAATGCCCGGTCAAGTTAATGGTCCCCCGAGACTACCAACAATGAGTGGCCCCACAGGAGTTCCTGGAAGCATGGCGACACCCACTGCTAGTGGTGCCACCTCAATGGTTTTTCCAGTTACATATCAGCCTTCTTCAGCGGCACCCAcaagtggaggtggtggtggtttcgATTTGAATGCTCAACCTCCTGAGGCTAATCATTAGACTGTCATTTTTCTTCataatctgtttgaactgatTCGATCTACGAGCAGTATGTTGTATTTGAGCTAAAAAATATGGTGCAAGGAAGGTGGACTATGTCATCGAAGGAAAAGTATATCGCTGCCTTTTGTCTGCAGTAGTAGTTTACGGCTGTATTTATGGTTAGAATGAACCACTTCTTTACTGAACTTGCATCCCCACTTTCTTAATATTTGTTGCTTTTGTGTTCGTCTGTGTGATTTTGGGTATTTCAAACCATGACTATGAATCTTCAACATTTCATCAGTCCATCCTCTCATATCTCTCTCTTGATTTATTTGCGTGGTACTTTGTCATTGCGATAATAATGTTGTTGTTACAGGGAACTAGAAGGCAAACCGGAAGCATTGCTTAGACTCGTAGTGCAAGTCCTGTTTCAGATTGGAAAGAACCACCAATCTGGGCAATTGGCGCAATGGTTGTGTAGTAGGTGCAGTAAAATTGTAAGTTCAACTCCGACGGAGATGAAGTTGATGCCTTGTGGTAATATGGGTTGGCTTATGGTCATGTTAGTGTATAAATTTCTTCCTAAGTacgataaaaaagaagaaaagaaccaTCAGCTTGAACTCCTATCCATTGTACttaaatactccctctgtccctttttaaatgttctaatttgtaactccaacttattaaaaaaatatcatcattatattttttacatcaattttttcctccactttctctacttacctatcatcattacactttttattcactaacttttcaaaatggaatttacttttagggacaaaatagacaatgtaccaatttttatccactcattttaccaaatggacacttattaagggatagcccaaaatggaatactggactataataaggggacggagggagtaagaggTTTAGGTCACAATATTGATTTATTTCTAAAGACAAAAGTGACGTGGAAAGCGTATTTgattgacaaagaaaatttatctcGAAAGTACTTCGAAAAAAAGCAATTAGTGGTTTCAATTATCAAAGTGATTCTAAACCATTAAAAtctaatcatcaaagtgattttcaaccactaattatttttttcgggGTAttttcgggataaattttctttgtttctagcattttccaatttttttacataaatgCTCTACTCAGCCAGCTTTTCAAGTGAACTAGATCACTGCCCAAAtgaaacagaaagtctacacacacacacaatatttgtgcacagattttaatgtggggcccaccacgggttccacacaaatgatccaagtcgttcattaaatgtaaaatatttttttaagggttctctcaaaaaatcagcttaatctgaTAGCTATAAATGCTCAATTCAATTGtcaaacttttcattcagatttaagaataatgaaaagctatacgattggatcgagcatctataggtatcgaattgagctaattttttacgagaaccctcaaaaacttattttacattgaatgaacaacttggattatttgtgtaggacccgtggtgggctccacaatgaaatctgtgcacagactgttgtgtgtgtagcagggcTGAAATGGACCATTCAGTCTCTAATCATGTTAATATATTACTATCAAGAAATTACCAAGAAGCCTCgccatttgattttatgttgTGCTTTACAAAACAACTTAGATATGGCTTCAAATTTAATACAGTAGTTTTTAGTTTTCACCGTTTCTATTGGACGTGGACTCCACACACATTACTGGTATAAGGTGCGTGGGCCTTACATACCTTTTATGGGCTTCACATGTCTTGTGGGTGTGTCGCGCACTTCTTTGAAGGATGGTTTTAGTATTTTCGTTCCTATGGATATGTCGTTTCCATAGTTTCAGCAGTAACAGGATCCTCTCTTATCAATTGAACATGATAGAATCGAGATTTTTCTTACAATGTATACTTGTGGacaatgtttttgttttcttaaaaggttcatttattatattatattgAACCCAAGAAAAAACTCAGAATTCAGAATTCGTAAAATACATGAGTCAAGGTGGTAAGAAGCCGGTCCTCCAAATTATTATGATACGAGACATGATATATATTTACTACTACATTACTATCGCATATTCGGAGGAAATACTTAAAATGTCATCCAATGCCTTGTGATTTCGTTTtccaatttataaaaataaaattatctgTGAAATGCTAGAGACGTATCAATATGTCGCACCCCAATCACACTTCTCTCATATGTATGTGTGAGAATTTTACAATAAATGCTAAggacccacatgtatgtgagaggggtgtgatTGAGGTATGACAAATTGATGTGCCCCTAGCATCTTCCTTTTCGAACAGGATCTTAATTCGTTTGTACGATTTTATTTAAATTGATATCTGCTTCTTTTTTCTACACGTTCTAGATTGTGAATGTCAGTTGTTTTAATCTAAAACAggctttttaagtttttttggACAAATAAAGAATGACTTGTTTGCATAAATGGCACATTATCAAATTCGATTTGTGTAAAGTGATTGTTATGCTAAACGTTTTGAAATAGACAACGATACATTACTTTAAAGATTCACGAGGCATTTGGATTTTCTTGATCTTTATACATCGATCTTAGGGTATCAATTGATAATCATCGTCGTTTGTCTCTCCTATACTATTTTTCTGTACTTACAAATATGAATATCTTTCTCATTTAATTCCAACAATTTGTCCCATAGATTTAGTTTGCAATAATTCTATGGCTACCAACAAAGCATGCACCGATGGTGCATAGATTGGCATGAGGGCCCACTTTTGGGTCCCACACAGAAGATCCGAAATGTTCATTaacttaaaatagttttttgagtCATTCCGtggaaaatcagctcaatcaaataACTGTATTtccattgagctgatttttcattgcGCCACTCTATATATAACACTATTTTTAAATTGATGAACGTTTCGGATCTATGTGGGATCCATAAGTGGGCCTCGCACGCCAATCTGTGCACCATCGGTGCATGCCGGTTGGTACCCAAAGACGAGTTGTGGGATCCATTAAATTTTCTAGACATGCTGATCGAATTTGATTCATGTAAATGATTGTTATGCTAAATGTACCAGAAATACATTATGCTACATAACTTAAGGATTCATGAAGGAGTACTTGTTATTGATCTTTGTACTTCGATTTTTGTTCGTTGACTCATCTGCAATCCGTCTTCGATACTCTTTTGTCATACTCACAAATATGAATTTCATTTGAATTCCATCTATTTTTGAGATAATTCTCGATTTGGTTtccatttaaatatttaatatattcaACTAGTTTTCTCCAATAACTCTATTGAAAACATGTGACTTCAGTGTTAAACATTAATTTGTATTGGGAAATGTATGATACATCATGCTTGTCACATATGGTTTACCTTTTCTCGACACATGTTTTATATGTATAAGAAATACAAAACGATACATAGATCAAAGATTCATGAAGTATTTGGTTTTTATTGAAACTGTACATTGAATTAAGTTGGTTGATGGTCCATATGATACGTCTTCGATACTCTTTTCTCGTACTAAATATCTTTTCGTACCAATTCTAGCGATTTGTCGAGCTAGTTCCatatttggttcaaaaaaattcagcatATTTACTTAGTGGAATCCATTACCTCAATTGAAACCATGTAATTGTTAGAACCCTGATCAATTGCTCCAAATATGGTGCTAAGAGTGTCTAACCTAATCTCCTTCTATCATTTTATTGACAAAGGGAGTG
The sequence above is a segment of the Rhododendron vialii isolate Sample 1 chromosome 13a, ASM3025357v1 genome. Coding sequences within it:
- the LOC131312384 gene encoding U1 small nuclear ribonucleoprotein C-like; the protein is MPRYYCDYCDTYLTHDSPSVRKQHNAGYKHKANVRTYYQQFEAQQNQSLIDQKIKEHLGQTAVYQQVGPAYNQMRPRLPILPTPMMPIAGNGQFPVNSLPGVRPPVFPRPLPGTPGYMSAPMMPPMVAPPGAPMPGQVNGPPRLPTMSGPTGVPGSMATPTASGATSMVFPVTYQPSSAAPTSGGGGGFDLNAQPPEANH